A stretch of the Lolium perenne isolate Kyuss_39 chromosome 3, Kyuss_2.0, whole genome shotgun sequence genome encodes the following:
- the LOC127338589 gene encoding uncharacterized protein, with amino-acid sequence MDTSDGAAAAAGLDEADAAFFSRSRHRCCCFSAPCQSSSSSSYARHADGEWWHQVGDGGARAGRRRWWRRGVDALMKVREWSELVAGPRWKTFIRRFRRGHHRHAGRKLNYDALNYALNFDEGACSPEDGGAEYPDFSARFAAPPGSVRTSMALGARDHAGVWRG; translated from the coding sequence ATGGACACCAGCGACGGTGCCGCCGCCGCGGCGGGGCTGGACGAGGCCGACGCGGCCTTCTTCTCCCGCAGCCGCCACCGCTGCTGCTGCTTCTCCGCGCCCtgtcagtcctcctcctcctcctcgtacgcCCGCCACGCGGACGGGGAGTGGTGGCACCAGGTCGGGGACGGCGGGGCGAGGGCGGggaggcggcggtggtggcggcgcggcgtggaCGCGCTCATGAAGGTGCGGGAGTGGTCGGAGCTCGTCGCCGGCCCGCGCTGGAAGACCTTCATCCGCCGCTTCCGCCGCGGCCACCACCGCCACGCCGGGCGGAAGCTCAACTACGACGCGCTCAACTACGCCCTCAACTTCGACGAGGGCGCCTGCAGCCCGGAGGATGGCGGCGCCGAGTACCCCGACTTCTCCGCCCGCTTCGCCGCGCCGCCGGGCTCTGTCAGGACATCCATGGCCCTCGGCGCACGCGACCATGCCGGCGTGTGGAGAGGATAA